The DNA region GGTTTTAACAATTGTTGTCACACCTGAACAAATAACTTATATGGTCAAAGTGATATAGTAAGTgtattatgtaaatatacatgtagtacataaTAATCAGCTTATATAGTGTGTGTGGAACATGTCCAATGACCTTAAAAAGTCACACATTAAATTAAGATTGTGCAGATAATATACTGATAACGGTACAGATAAGAGCCCTGAAAAATGTTAAAGTTGTAATATCAGGACTCTGACTTCctcttttcttccttcttcaaGAAAATccctacataattatataaaggtGTCATAACTGAGTAATGGCATGATAGGATAGTGGTGTCACAGCTACACAAACTAAGTAAATTATGTAAGGACTTCATTGAAGAAAGAATTAAGGAATTAATTAGAAAGAAGCCTGATAAACATCATTCGTGTGCCACAGCAGAAGTCAAACAGTTGTCCATTGTCTTCTATAGTGGCACAATACTCTATACAAAATTAGTATAtctgtattaagaaaaaaattgaTCCTCCTCTCAAGTTTTAAAATCCATAATCTTATAGTATGCAAGTATCTATAAAAGATTTAGTATAAGCACTGATATACTTGATGTTATGATGACAATAGCTCATCAGTACACTCAGGAGCGCATGAGCATCGCAAAGCGATGAGAAGGAGCGTCAAACTCCCTTAACCCACTGTTGTCGAATCAAGGCTTAGAACATATGTCCATATATGGACATAACTGCAAAGTGTTTTGCATTTTAATAGCTTCTGGGCTGTAACCTCTTAGTTAGGTGtgctttaaatatataaatttaagaGAAGTCAAGAAGGGACTTTCTGAAGACATGGAAGTCCCTGCTACACGAAAAACAGCGGCTTACTCTGTCAATGGACCCAAGAATGGCTGAACAAATGGGACATTTCAGGCTTACTGTTGGCAAACCTGGGACTTATTCAGGCTCATGTATTATGCCTTTAAGAACTCATATGCTGATTTCACTTCTGCTCACCCTGGGTACACAATATATCCGGTACATCTCAATGGTATTGCAGTTGAGACTTTCTTTAGCCAGGTCAAGCATGCCACCTCAGGCCAATTATCATCACTGAACTATGCTATTGCCAGAGGTGCAGTAATAACTAGAGGGAGTGTTCATGACAAGCTGAGGCGTCACCGTGGAGACTATAGAAATGCACCActctttatataaaaacatgatttgaaaCATAAACCATACAAGTAGAAAGATTTGGATTTTTCTAAAAATCTGAGTGACTGAATATATGATAATGGGCAGGTGAGACCCCTGAAAAGTATTACAGTTGTATTACATGACATGCAGTTTACTTAGCTCATCATGTGTTGGAAGTACTGTTACATATGCTCATATAATTCATGGATATAGTGATGTCTATTGAAGTCATTATTATATCTTGATTTTGTTAATGCGTTTACATGATTATAAACAATACCTATAATAACTTTTGTGGAGTATGTGAACTTTCTTTATCAGAGTTTTCCTACTTACTTCATTAATTCTATCTTATAAAACTcactaaatttagttatatACTACACTGTAAAAATTTTGTATGTTGTCATTTTAATAACTAATTTGTAGCTTACAAGGATGGATTACTATGGAATATAGAATTTTTGCAAATTGCTCACTACATAATTTGTTGGTATGTTGTACTGGTACATACCACCAATTATACAATGAGTAATTCACATAAATTCTacattccatagtaatccaCCCATGTAAAGTACAAactaattgtaaaaataacatattaagtTTTACAGTGTAGCATGGTATCTGTAACTTGGGATGTCTAGGCAGCTAATAAAGTTATGTAACTAACTACAAAGTGTAAATGTATTTCTATATGTCACTCTGGTAATGATTTTGAAATATCAGTGATCAATCAATCAAGAATTAATAATAACAGATCtgcatatttaatatactttcATGATTTATGTACTAAAAAGACATTTAACACTTTGCCTTTGTATAGTAACAcatttatacacacataaattTAAATAGAATAACCCTAATAACTCCATGCAAAAGCTCAATTGttcatgttaaaatgaaagttaaatacattattttgtattataaattttacattgCAACAATAAATTAATACCTTGATATTGTTACAGTATAAATAATACTATAACAAGCAACTGTTTAGCCTCTTGTGGtccatataaataatgtttatcaGGACTCTTcctcctttcttccttcttcaaGAAAATCCCctacataattaaataatggtGTCACCATAGGGGTAGGAAAGGGGGGGCTGAAGCCCCCCAACTTCAAATCAGGAGGGCTAAACCCCCCTGATTTGCACTCGAGACTATGCACACAATAACCTGTATAGATACAACAGATAATTGTGTGACAATCAACTATTTAAGAAACACTTGGAAAATTTTACTCAAATACAGAAGAAAGGAGGAGAAGGATTGGACCCATGGTTTAGTTAAAAGACTGTGTATATAGATTTTGCTGTGTAGGAAAAGTTATAATAAGAATGCACTATGTACTAGCTTATAACTAACTATGTGTACATAAGAGTTAGGTATGACTGTTATAGTACAattcaacatacatacatgtagattgaGAATATGCTAATAGATAATAAAGATTAAGTGTTAGCTGCACACTACATGGTTGGTTTATTGCCTTATCTTCTGTGAATTCTCTTGGCTGTCTTATTTTTCTTTACAAAAAATTCCATAAACTTACTCGACCTGCTGTGGGTGTGGCAGTACTAACCACGTGGGCATAAATAATCTTTTTTGGATTACTTTTTCTAATTTAGTGATTGATGATTTGAAAGATATCATTTAAGGTTAGATAAAGACTCTAgcttcattattataattatcttATTTTTGTCTCTTTCAATATCTAAAATCTCCTTGCTGTGGACCTCAACATTGATCAGAGAAATACTAAATCACTTCTACTTACATGCTgtgatatgtcaaaattaagaTATACTTTAAAGTTGGTATCTATCACACCATTCAATACCACCTGTAATTTATTCCAGAAATTACagggtttttcaaaaataactCCATTTGCCTATGTCCATTGTAACAGTAGATATTGCTCTGCTCAAAGGAATGCAAGAACTCAAGATGGTCCTGGTTTGAGAGATTTATCTTCCAGACACAAGAGGTGGAGCCAAAGGATGGCACAGACAAGAAGGAGATTGTGTCATATGGGATGGAAGAAGGTGTACCATATGTGAGGAAAGAGGATATTAATGGGAAGAATTGTAAAGGTAATTGACATATTCATGTCATATCAGTGGTTCAGTAAACTTAAATTTATGTAAGTACTGTTTATACCGAAATAAATAAAGTCTGAGATATAACTTGATTGATCAAAGGACAATTCTTATAGATTAGGTCAATATTACATGTAGTCTTGTGAGGCCAACCTCTTTTGCCCCACCAGACTAGCCTCgacttttgttttgtaatgtttAATTCTCTTATAAATAACTGACTTATAGACAATAAATctttttatagtttattttgaGACATATGGCTGTCAAATGAATGTCAATGATACTGAAGTTGCTTGGTCTGTATTGAGTAAGGCTGGATATGAGAAAACATTAGATCTTTTTGAAGTAagatctctctctatctctctttgtctcttttAATTCTCTCTAATTAGGCTGATGTTATATTGGCAGTTACTTGTGCAATAAGAGAGAATGCTGAGAGTAAAATCTGGAAGCGTTTGGAGTTATTTAAGAAAATTAAACAGCAAAGGCCTCGTAATTTACCTCCTCTAAGAGTAGGACTCCTTGGTATGTAATGTAGAAGTAGACAagtggacagatggatggatttgGATTGGATAGAGTGGGATAATGTAAAGAATAGTATTAAGTTATAATTAGGATATATAGTTGAGAGATATGTTAAAGAATGATATTAGTGTTAAGTTATAATTAGGATATATAGTTGAGAGATATGTTAAAGAATGATATATAGTAGTATTAAGTTTTGATTAGGATGTATGGCTGAGAGATTAAAGGAGGAACTACTTAATACTGACAAGAAAGTTGATTTAGTTGCTGGTCCTGATGCTTATCGTGATCTACCAAGATTACTAGCAGTTACTGAAACTGGTCAAGCAGCTGGTAAGTAAGATATGATTGTCATGTGACATATATTACCTTAAACCTGATATTATTTGTGTGTATTAATTTTAGCAAAtataactgtaatatatatttaatgaattatcaaaaataaattaatttaataggCATGATTCAGAAAAATTGCTAATATTAATTCATGCTAAATTTGAATGGTATAAAATCACTAAATTTAGTACACACAAGTAATAGTTGGTTTACTAAAGAACATTCCATGTTATATGACTCATGTGATCATCATGTGATTTCTTGTAGTGAATGTATTGTTGTCATTGGATGAAACATATGCTGATATTGTACCAGTTAGATTAAATCAATCATCTCCAACAGCATTTGTGTAAGTAAAATGGACAGAAATACAGATAGATAAATGtgtatatggatggatgaataaatgatgaatggatggatggatggatatatatgGACAGATGAAAGGGAATTTTGGATGATTGCTCATCTATAATGtcctataatataatttttaattaattttttaatttttgtaaagatgtatacatgtttttaattctCTTTAACCAATTAAGTTATCTTGAAACAGTTATATAGAACATGTACTAAACCTAAGTCAATCATAATGTCAGGTCAATATAATAGAACATACAAATTGATccaatcaatataaaatataatgcacTACATATATCTCTCCCTACAGGTCTGTGATGCGTGGTTGTGATAATATGTGTAGTTTTTGTATTGTTCCCTTCACACGAGGGAGAGAAAGGAGTCGTCCTATGGAGTCTATTTTATCTGAGATAAGATCCCTGTCTGATGAAGTAATAAATGCAATGATTGATATagatgatggatgaatggataaggAAATGGACAGATGATTTGAGAaatggatagacagatggatgaacaAATGATAGACTGTTAAAAATTGATGGACAGATAGGTTGATTATAATGGACACATGTGTCATGTCACTATACTGACTCCTCCTCCTTTCAGGGAGTAAAAGAAAGTGACATTACTTGGGCAAAATGTTAATAGTTATCGAGACCTCTCTTCTACTGATCAATCTTCAAGTACCCACCTTAGCCGAGGGTTTTCATCTATCTATCGATCAAAAGAAGGAGGTCGACGATTTTCTGATCTTTTAGATAAAGTGGCACaagtacataaaatatcttATTACTATCTACTTCATCTAACCTTATTTTGATCTGGTTTTTCatattgtattacatatatagtaTTCTCATTTCTGTTTTGTCTATCCTCATTCCTATACCAGGTTGATCCAGAAATGAGGATTCGTTTCACGTCACCTCATTCCAAAGACTTTCCTGATGAGGTACACATGATTCTATAATTTTGAGACTGTTATCAGTCAATATTTTGTACCATTCaggatttcattttaaaaatggacaAAGGGGGGGGGCAAAATAATACTTGGagaaaatttaggggggcgaAGCAACTGCTGGTGACAGCGCACCCTCTAGAGGGGTCTGGGGTGTGCCCCCCAGAAAATTTTTGAATTTTAGACCCTCTGAGATTGCTTGTGGCACATTTTCAGACCATTTGTACTTTTCAAATGACATGATGAGATGACCATATTTCTGGTCCTGATAAGACACTTAGCACCTATAGACCAAGTTGATAAGGCACTTAAGAGTAATTTAATACCCATAGACTATTGGTTAAAAAACTATACATTCTCCTTGTGTTTAGCCTAAGGTTATCTTATGCTGTATATTCCTTGTGTTGAGTTTCAGCTCTGTATTCATTGCATCCAATTacccattgaaaaaaaaatggctaacCTAATTTCCAAGGGGGCAAGACTCTGGCAAGGAGGGAGCAAATATCCCCACCCTCCCCCTAAATGAAACCCTGCCATTATCATTTAAAATTTTACCTTGTTTATGTACTTTTGTTACATTCTATTTCTATAGTTGCTACAAGTAATTCAAGACAAtcacaatatctgtaataatatccatctaCCAATACAAAGTGGTAGTACACGTCTACTAAAATTAATGAGAAGAGGgtaaaataactttattttgagtCTCTGATATAATAATGTTTCCCTCAGACATACTAGAGAAGCTTATCTTGAGTTAGCTGACAACATTAGATCTACTATACCAGGTAATGAGTACAAGTAACTCTAACAAactaagtaataataataacatagtCAGATACAGACAATTATTGTATTGGGTATTGTATGTGttcatatttcattatattatatatctttaGGTGTGACTCTCTCTAGTGACTTTATAGCGGGATTTTGTGAGGAGACAGAGGAAGATCATAAGGAAAGTTTGTCTCTATTGAGAACAGTCCCAATATGATATAGCCTATTTGTTTGCTTACAGTATGAGGAAGGTAATACTTATATATCTACCTTATCATCACATCCATACTCCCATCCATCTATTGATCTGTAGGTTTATCAATCTccattttgtacatgtacatgtataattgtatGTGTCTCTCTATTGTTAGAAAACTCATGCTTATCACAGAATGAAGGACACAGTACCTGATAACATAAAGAAGAGACGATTGCAAGAACTAGTAGATACTTTCTACTCATTAGCTAAAGTTAAAAAATCAGAAACTAATAGGATCAGAACAACTGGTCTTAGTGGAGTCAGTAAGTGTCACTTGATACTCTATGAAAATCACATGATTACATCAATTGTTGTCACATGACCTAAAGACTACCTGTAATCCTCTCTATTAGACTAGTAAACGATCAGTCAATGATTTAAAAGGACGTACTGATGGTAACCACAAAGTAATCTTTCCATCTTGTCCTCTTCCCAAAGACAGGGGAAGTACAGTAACTATCCCCAACAGCTGGTGACTATGTCAAAGTTAAAGtaagtaattgttttaattctctaTGATCTAATACACAAAGGCTAGACAAAATGGCTAACAATAACACTTACAATTTGAATGTAATTCATCAAATTCAAATttgctaattaattttaataactaatGTAGTTTTTCAGTTTCAATGAAGTAAATTGTAATGATTATGGACTGACTATAGTAGAAACAGgatcagtacatgtacatgtaattactgatattacttgtacatgtaattactgatattacttatacatgtacatgtaatcacttatattatttgtacatttacatgtaaacaAATTTCTTTCTCTATTAGATAACAAGTGCTACCTCACTTACTCTTAGAGGTGAACCTTTATGTATCACTAGGTTACAATCCTTTAATAAACTAtaacaatgaacaaattaacATACACAATATAGAATGCAAGAAATAAGAATGTCTATTTATTGATATGATTGATATGTTAAATGAGAAGGTGACGTGTTTTTTGTAAGTGAAGTACATGAACTGAAACTTCATTAAAATCTAAGAGAAATCTGTATCTTCGTAAGATGTTACTCATATATTTGTGAATAAAGAGTTTAAAAGTCATTCATTCTAAAACTATACTACACAGCATCAGTAATTCTCACTAGTGTGTTATTTAAGTTCAACATTGTCTTTATCTGTTCTATGATCATTATTCCTAACACAACAGAATTTAAAGACTACTGATAttcttaaaatgtattatgttaCATGACAGGTTCTAAGGAGACAAACTAGTGTCCAGTTTATTTAGTCGCTGTTTGTGCTACTGAAGGAACATTCCAGCAAAGTAAGGAAGCACTTAGGAAATTCATTCAGAAATGTTGTGATACTACTAAaagaaagtaaaatgaaataacttGTTCTTTTCATGCACAAATAATTCATTAGAGTCTGGGACTCCTATTAATCCAAAACACCATTCTTGTCAATAATTTAACTTGGAAATGAATTGATGGCATCTACAAGGGGATCATTTCTAATTTAGTTCTGACAAATCAGGGAATCCAGGAATGAGACTACTTATAAATGATGACTAGGTGGCACTGAACTATCTGATATAATTCTCTGAATGACTTAATTACAATGATTATGATCTTTTCTTATGTTTGCTTCAAGCTGCAAACAAAAGCTTTaacaaaaagttaataataGGTTATCCTTATTGGCACAAGTAAATAAAATCTAAAATGGAGAATATAAATGTAGAGATGGGTAATATCAGTCCAATACAAAGAATGCAAAGAGGATAGTAGG from Gigantopelta aegis isolate Gae_Host unplaced genomic scaffold, Gae_host_genome ctg3567_pilon_pilon, whole genome shotgun sequence includes:
- the LOC121392247 gene encoding LOW QUALITY PROTEIN: mitochondrial tRNA methylthiotransferase CDK5RAP1-like (The sequence of the model RefSeq protein was modified relative to this genomic sequence to represent the inferred CDS: inserted 2 bases in 1 codon; deleted 2 bases in 2 codons) gives rise to the protein MNVNDTEVAWSVLSKAGYEKTLDLFEADVILAVTCAIRENAESKIWKRLELFKKIKQQRPRNLPPLRVGLLGCMAERLKEELLNTDKKVDLVAGPDAYRDLPRLLAVTETGQAAVNVLLSLDETYADIVPVRLNQSSPTAFVSVMRGCDNMCSFCIVPFTRGRERSRPMESILSEIRSLSDEVINKVTLLGQNVNSYRDLSSTDQSSSTHLSRGFSSIYRSKEGGRRFSDLLDKVAQVDPEMRIRFTSPHSKDFPDELLQVIQDNHNICNNIHLPIQSGSTRLLKLMRRGHTREAYLELADNIRSTIPGVTLSSDFIAGFCEETEEDHKESLSLLRTVQYDIAYLFAYSMRKKTHAYHRMKDTVPDNIKKRRLQELVDTFYSLAKLKNQKLIGSEQLVLVESTSKRSVNDLKGRTDGNHKVIFPSCPLPKDRGSTVTIPNXAGDYVKVKITSATSLTLRGTMEDKVTTDKDVDDETFVGDKRIEDITELVV